A window of Chlorocebus sabaeus isolate Y175 chromosome 14, mChlSab1.0.hap1, whole genome shotgun sequence contains these coding sequences:
- the FOSL2 gene encoding fos-related antigen 2: protein MYQDYPGNFDTSSRGSSGSPAHAESYSSGGGGQQKFRVDMPGSGSAFIPTINAITTSQDLQWMVQPTVITSMSNPYPRSHPYSPLPGLASVPGHMALPRPGVIKTIGTTVGRRRRDEQLSPEEEEKRRIRRERNKLAAAKCRNRRRELTEKLQAETEELEEEKSGLQKEIAELQKEKEKLEFMLVAHGPVCKISPEERRSPPAPGLQPMRSGGGAVGAVVVKQEPLEEDSPSSSSAGLDKAQRSVIKPISIAGGFYGEEPLHTPIVVTSTPAVTPGTSNLVFTYPSVLEQESPASPSESCSKAHRRSSSSGDQSSDSLNSPTLLAL, encoded by the exons ATGTACCAGGATTATCCCGGGAACTTTGACACCTCGTCCCGGGGCAGCAGCGGCTCTCCTGCGCACGCCGAGTCGTACtccagcggcggcggcggccagcAG aAATTCCGGGTAGATATGCCTGGCTCAGGCAGTGCCTTCATCCCCACCATCAACGCCATCACGACCAGCCAGGACCTGCAGTGGATGGTGCAGCCTACAGTGATCACCTCCATGTCCAACCCGTACCCTCGCTCGCACCCCTACAGCCCCCTGCCGGGCCTGGCCTCTGTCCCTGGACACATGGCCCTCCCAAGACCCGGCGTGATCAAGACCATTGGCACCACCGTGGGCCGCAGAAGGAGAGATGAGCAG CTGTCTCCTGAAGAGGAGGAGAAGCGTCGCATCCGGAGGGAGAGGAACAAGCTGGCTGCAGCCAAGTGCCGGAACCGCCGCCGGGAGCTGACAGAGAAGCTGCAGGCG GAGacagaggagctggaggaggagaagTCAGGCCTGCAGAAGGAGATCGCTGAGctgcagaaggagaaggagaagctggAGTTCATGTTGGTGGCTCATGGCCCAGTGTGCAAGATTAGCCCCGAGGAGCGCCGAtcacccccagcccctgggctGCAGCCCATGCGCAGTGGGGGTGGCGCGGTGGGCGCTGTTGTGGTGAAACAGGAACCCCTGGAAGAGGACAGCCCCTCGTCCTCGTCGGCGGGGCTGGACAAGGCCCAGCGCTCTGTCATCAAGCCCATCAGCATTGCTGGGGGCTTCTACGGTGAGGAGCCCCTGCACACCCCTATCGTGGTGACCTCCACGCCTGCTGTCACTCCGGGCACCTCGAACCTCGTCTTCACCTATCCTAGCGTCCTGGAGCAGGAGTCACCCGCATCTCCCTCTGAGTCCTGCTCCAAGGCTCACCGCAGAAGCAGTAGCAGCGGGGACCAGTCATCAGACTCCTTGAACTCCCCCACTCTGCTGGCTCTGTAA